From a single Endozoicomonas euniceicola genomic region:
- the argR gene encoding transcriptional regulator ArgR — MASQKQEDLVKAFRQLLKDESCGSQSQIVSVLQEQGFDNISQSKVSRMLSRHGAVRARNARNDLVYCLPPEMGKLDANISVRDLVEEVVSNGTLIVIKTSPGAAQMVARLLDSISRAEGILGCVAGDDTIFVAPVDVKEIAAIQDSIEELFH, encoded by the coding sequence ATGGCCAGTCAAAAACAGGAAGACCTTGTAAAAGCTTTCCGACAGTTGCTGAAAGACGAGAGCTGTGGTTCCCAGAGCCAGATTGTCAGTGTACTTCAGGAACAGGGCTTTGATAACATCAGCCAGTCAAAAGTATCAAGGATGCTGAGCCGTCACGGAGCTGTCAGGGCTCGCAATGCCCGTAACGATCTCGTGTACTGTCTGCCACCGGAAATGGGCAAGCTGGATGCCAATATTTCCGTTCGTGATCTGGTCGAGGAAGTGGTCAGTAATGGTACTCTGATTGTTATCAAAACCAGTCCGGGTGCTGCGCAAATGGTGGCCCGGTTGCTGGACTCAATCAGTCGTGCCGAAGGTATTCTGGGGTGTGTGGCCGGTGATGACACCATTTTTGTCGCGCCTGTTGATGTAAAAGAAATCGCAGCCATTCAGGACAGTATTGAAGAACTGTTTCATTGA